In Candidatus Defluviibacterium haderslevense, the following are encoded in one genomic region:
- a CDS encoding lamin tail domain-containing protein produces the protein MKKYFIYFILPIVYTQNLHAQIFINEFLASNSANIIDPDFNSYSDWIELYNSKNSPVDISGWYLNDQSNATLNWKIPNGTIIPAKGYLIFWADGMDQKLHTNFKLSATGEEIILLDPSGNQMDLIQFSMQQTDVSYGRKTDGDAVLGFFNIPTPGSTNNKGIFYTNFVEQVPIFSISGGFFTSNVIVNIQDLYKKGIIRYTIDGSEPNEKSPQFGQALTLSKTTVVKARMFYPNQIPGPVVTNTYFINEHFDQRKLPVISLSTHSEYFYNKDSGLYVQNFKPLWEYPVHLEFYQPDGLLGFHHDAGMAVGGENAWILPQKLLNIYSRKIYGAGHFDFQLFPNNPRKTNSDFALRCSGNDWSNTFFRDGMMQSLIKDYADLDGQDFRPCSIYFNGAYLGMQNIREKQDADYCEYYHNIDPDSLDYIENNTTIDEGNDLAYKEMLNQLNTGIKSDAAFNTFDQVADTKNYTDYIISQIFSANTSWGHNISCFRKRSQNGRWRWLLHDYDRGFNLSNVNSIDMSWATATNGQPSENPAWATLFLRRMLENENFKQRFIDRFAEHLYVTYHPQTINKKVNDHKQLIVNEMPYQIDRWKGTMSSYGDAIPSFAYWESEVEKLKLFGVQRNAHMWNDLNSFFNLNGLTSLSLDVSDNNHGTIRLHEIKIPNYPWTGTYFQHRNVTLTAEAKPGFQFSHWTKMTYVQTTLIPTKSKWKYRDAAVAPPSNWFSATYNDLSWATGNGEFGYGDGDETTTLNYGTDQNNKTPSYYFRTEFNIADLTKTASVILRLKVDDGAVVFLNGKEIWRINMAPFPVTISFDSLALSAISGTAENDWNEINILSKALINGKNKIAVEVHQNARNSSDISFDGEVIMNVIGASSILSMNNIYTTMLDSTPTSLQAVFESNGSCGILPDSVLTPLTLTSQCSPYVASGNVYVKPNVTLTIEKGVELLFPAHANLFIDGDLQINGTESNPVIIKGTDNQQDWGGIFLRNTTALSNLHYTKIENASAGIDRTYFPAAISAYHANLKMDHLDLTKITDNPIFARYSNVELTHSILKSNVTGDCINIKQGYGLVEQCEFVGGREADMDGIDFDGVQGGIIRNNIIHDFRGDNCDGLDIGEQCENLIIENNFIYHCFDKGISVGQQSSAHIIDNTIAYTAIGIALKDESLVTINHCTLFGNQVGISAYEKNAGYLGGHGNIENCIVSNESSDAYLSDSYSTLNLKSCLSDLDSSGNSQGTIISNPIFEQPTLYNFNLKSNSPAKNRATDGKDLGALSLPKYLQEPQLMISEIFYDDSLSGLAEYIEIYNPGNKEINMSNYTISLAIDFSFPSGTKIAPHEAVIVTLDKSKFIGQNYQVFEWTTGKLRNEGEAINLFDADGILVDFVNYNNKSPWPKSSNLQGKSIEIVSDQLDNHFGTSWRESNHQDGTPGIVDFSTSTLDYFKFDFQVIPNPARHGFYVVFNHNHEEGILNLYNELGQSVFSMKTLGTEHRIYIDADQLKLQSGIILLSYLTASGQKSSQLLNLIP, from the coding sequence ATGAAAAAATATTTTATTTACTTTATCTTACCAATAGTTTATACACAAAATCTTCATGCACAAATATTTATTAATGAATTTTTAGCTTCCAATAGTGCCAATATTATTGATCCTGATTTTAATAGTTATTCTGACTGGATAGAACTGTACAATTCAAAAAATAGTCCTGTGGATATCAGTGGGTGGTATCTCAATGATCAATCCAATGCTACTTTAAATTGGAAAATTCCTAATGGGACCATTATCCCTGCTAAAGGATATTTAATATTTTGGGCAGATGGAATGGATCAAAAGCTGCATACCAATTTTAAGCTAAGTGCCACTGGCGAAGAAATTATATTATTGGATCCATCAGGAAATCAAATGGATTTAATTCAATTTTCAATGCAACAAACAGATGTCTCATATGGTAGGAAAACAGATGGAGATGCTGTTTTAGGATTTTTTAATATTCCTACTCCAGGAAGCACTAATAATAAAGGAATTTTCTATACCAACTTTGTCGAACAGGTTCCGATTTTTTCAATATCAGGAGGCTTCTTTACTTCCAATGTTATCGTAAATATTCAAGATCTATATAAAAAAGGGATCATCCGGTACACTATTGATGGCTCTGAACCCAATGAAAAAAGTCCTCAATTCGGTCAAGCTTTAACATTATCAAAAACTACCGTTGTTAAGGCAAGAATGTTTTATCCCAATCAAATACCTGGCCCGGTAGTTACAAACACTTATTTTATCAATGAGCATTTTGATCAACGAAAATTGCCAGTCATTTCATTATCTACCCATTCGGAATATTTTTATAATAAAGACAGCGGTCTTTATGTACAAAACTTTAAACCACTTTGGGAATATCCAGTACACCTTGAATTTTATCAGCCCGATGGATTATTGGGATTCCATCATGATGCTGGAATGGCCGTGGGTGGAGAAAATGCCTGGATACTTCCACAAAAATTATTAAATATTTATTCCAGAAAAATTTACGGCGCAGGTCATTTTGACTTTCAATTATTTCCAAATAATCCAAGAAAAACAAACAGCGATTTTGCTTTGCGATGTTCAGGCAATGATTGGTCCAATACATTTTTTAGAGATGGCATGATGCAAAGCCTCATCAAAGATTATGCAGATTTAGATGGACAGGATTTTAGACCCTGCTCGATCTATTTTAATGGAGCCTATTTAGGTATGCAAAACATTCGTGAAAAACAAGATGCTGATTATTGCGAATATTATCATAACATTGATCCTGATAGCTTGGATTACATAGAGAATAACACAACCATTGATGAAGGCAATGATTTAGCGTATAAAGAAATGCTGAATCAATTAAATACAGGCATAAAATCAGATGCCGCATTTAATACATTTGATCAGGTTGCAGATACTAAAAATTATACTGACTATATTATATCTCAAATTTTTTCCGCAAATACAAGTTGGGGTCATAATATTTCTTGCTTTCGCAAACGAAGCCAGAACGGCCGATGGCGTTGGCTTTTACATGATTATGACAGGGGTTTTAATTTATCAAATGTAAATTCCATTGATATGAGTTGGGCTACGGCAACCAATGGTCAACCCTCTGAAAATCCTGCATGGGCTACATTATTTTTGAGAAGAATGCTAGAAAATGAAAATTTTAAACAACGATTTATTGACCGATTTGCAGAACATTTATATGTGACTTATCATCCCCAAACGATAAATAAAAAAGTTAATGATCACAAGCAACTAATTGTTAATGAAATGCCTTACCAAATAGATAGATGGAAAGGTACTATGTCGAGTTACGGCGATGCCATACCTTCATTTGCTTATTGGGAATCTGAGGTTGAAAAATTAAAACTGTTTGGTGTCCAACGAAATGCCCATATGTGGAACGATTTAAATTCTTTTTTTAATTTAAATGGCTTGACATCATTAAGTCTGGACGTAAGTGATAATAATCATGGAACCATTCGACTTCATGAAATAAAAATACCCAATTACCCATGGACTGGTACTTACTTCCAACATCGGAATGTTACCTTAACCGCAGAAGCTAAACCTGGGTTTCAGTTTTCTCATTGGACCAAAATGACTTATGTTCAAACTACCTTAATTCCAACAAAATCAAAATGGAAATATCGTGATGCCGCAGTTGCGCCACCATCAAATTGGTTTTCTGCTACCTATAATGACTTATCCTGGGCAACCGGAAACGGAGAGTTTGGATATGGTGATGGAGATGAAACCACCACCCTTAATTATGGAACAGATCAAAACAACAAAACACCTAGCTATTATTTCAGAACTGAATTTAATATCGCCGACCTAACAAAAACAGCCAGCGTGATTTTAAGATTGAAAGTCGACGATGGAGCCGTTGTTTTTCTAAATGGAAAAGAAATTTGGCGTATCAATATGGCGCCATTTCCAGTAACTATTTCCTTTGACTCTTTGGCACTCTCTGCTATAAGTGGCACTGCAGAAAATGATTGGAATGAAATAAATATTTTATCCAAAGCACTAATCAATGGAAAAAATAAAATTGCTGTTGAAGTACATCAAAATGCCAGAAATAGTTCTGATATAAGTTTTGACGGGGAAGTTATAATGAATGTAATCGGCGCCTCTTCTATCCTTAGCATGAATAACATATATACGACTATGTTAGATTCTACACCCACTTCTTTACAAGCAGTTTTTGAATCTAATGGATCTTGTGGTATTCTTCCTGATTCAGTACTTACACCATTGACATTAACTTCACAATGTTCGCCATATGTTGCATCCGGTAATGTTTATGTTAAACCCAATGTGACATTAACTATTGAGAAGGGAGTTGAACTATTATTTCCGGCTCATGCAAATTTATTTATTGATGGTGATCTTCAAATAAATGGTACTGAAAGTAATCCGGTAATCATAAAAGGAACAGATAATCAACAAGACTGGGGTGGAATTTTTTTAAGAAATACGACTGCCTTATCAAATTTGCATTATACTAAAATCGAAAATGCAAGTGCTGGTATCGATCGTACTTATTTTCCAGCAGCCATCAGTGCTTATCATGCAAATCTTAAGATGGATCATTTAGATTTAACTAAGATTACCGATAATCCCATATTTGCAAGATACTCTAATGTTGAACTTACCCATTCGATTTTGAAATCCAATGTTACCGGCGATTGTATAAATATAAAACAAGGATACGGACTTGTCGAACAATGTGAATTTGTTGGTGGTAGAGAAGCTGATATGGATGGGATAGACTTTGATGGTGTGCAAGGTGGTATTATTCGAAATAATATTATTCATGATTTTCGTGGAGATAATTGCGATGGTTTAGATATTGGCGAACAGTGTGAAAATTTGATCATTGAAAATAATTTTATTTATCATTGTTTTGATAAAGGAATATCTGTAGGCCAACAATCTTCTGCTCATATTATAGATAATACCATAGCCTATACTGCTATTGGAATTGCACTTAAAGATGAAAGTTTAGTAACCATCAACCATTGTACCTTATTCGGCAATCAAGTTGGTATCTCAGCATATGAAAAAAATGCCGGGTATTTAGGTGGCCATGGTAATATTGAAAATTGTATTGTTAGTAATGAATCTTCAGATGCCTATTTATCTGATTCCTATTCGACATTAAATCTAAAATCTTGTCTTTCCGATTTAGATTCGTCAGGCAACTCACAAGGAACAATCATTTCAAATCCGATCTTTGAACAACCTACGCTATATAATTTTAATTTAAAATCCAATTCGCCTGCTAAGAATAGGGCAACTGATGGAAAAGACCTTGGAGCATTAAGCTTGCCCAAATATTTACAAGAACCGCAATTAATGATTTCAGAAATATTTTATGATGATTCATTAAGTGGCCTTGCTGAATATATAGAAATATATAACCCTGGAAATAAAGAAATCAACATGAGCAATTATACCATAAGTCTTGCCATAGATTTTAGTTTCCCATCAGGAACGAAAATAGCTCCTCATGAAGCGGTTATAGTAACATTAGATAAATCAAAATTTATTGGTCAGAATTATCAAGTATTTGAATGGACCACTGGAAAATTACGAAATGAAGGTGAGGCTATAAATTTATTTGATGCTGATGGCATATTGGTGGATTTTGTAAATTACAATAATAAATCCCCATGGCCCAAGTCCAGTAATCTTCAAGGGAAATCTATTGAAATTGTTTCAGATCAATTGGATAACCATTTTGGTACGAGCTGGAGGGAAAGCAATCACCAAGACGGCACTCCGGGAATAGTTGATTTCTCTACTTCAACGTTAGATTATTTTAAGTTCGATTTCCAGGTTATCCCTAATCCTGCCAGGCACGGATTTTATGTTGTGTTCAACCATAATCATGAAGAAGGCATATTAAATTTGTATAACGAATTAGGACAATCCGTTTTCAGTATGAAAACGCTTGGTACAGAACATCGCATTTATATTGATGCGGATCAACTAAAGTTACAAAGCGGAATAATTTTACTCAGTTATCTAACGGCATCAGGACAAAAATCAAGTCAATTATTGAATTTAATACCTTAA
- a CDS encoding DEAD/DEAH box helicase gives MSNLIQEKVLLSNLGIEAFNEMQTKSFQTIQDQNEVVLLAPTGSGKTLAFLWPIINQLNPEIKQVQCLILAPTRELALQIEQVWKKLGTGYKVNVCYGGHSMQTEIQNLTAPPALLIGTPGRIEDHLVRDSFRTQDIKLLILDEFDKSLQLGFHEQMATIIQRLSHLKKKVLVSATPCPDVPDFVKLKHPVTLDYIVNDQHNNKLQLHWVRSTDSNRNKIVVQLLSTFKDETALIFCNQRETAESLCNYILSHNIAATFYHGKLEQEDRELALIRFRNSSVHFLISTDLASRGLDIPEMKHVIHYDLPGKLDEFTHRNGRTARMYESGSVYVLASHVDHLPKYIDPNIPEFVLPTATSIPLAPQFTTVYISGGKKDKINKVDIVGFFLQKGKLAKEDLGLIDIKDHYSFAAIKNNKVNSLLKNVYEEKMKGKKYRIQIAK, from the coding sequence ATGTCTAATTTAATACAAGAGAAAGTACTTTTATCCAATTTAGGAATTGAGGCTTTTAATGAAATGCAAACTAAATCATTTCAAACGATCCAAGATCAAAATGAAGTGGTATTATTAGCACCAACAGGATCCGGAAAAACTTTAGCTTTTTTGTGGCCTATCATCAACCAATTGAACCCGGAGATTAAACAAGTTCAATGCTTGATATTAGCCCCAACCAGGGAGTTGGCATTACAAATAGAACAAGTGTGGAAAAAACTGGGAACTGGGTATAAAGTAAATGTTTGTTATGGAGGCCACTCCATGCAAACCGAAATCCAAAATCTTACTGCGCCTCCAGCCTTACTTATTGGAACTCCCGGGCGAATTGAAGATCATTTGGTTAGAGATTCTTTCAGGACTCAGGATATTAAGTTATTAATATTGGATGAATTCGATAAATCATTGCAGTTGGGATTTCATGAACAAATGGCTACTATTATCCAACGGTTGAGTCACTTGAAGAAAAAAGTTCTTGTTTCTGCAACGCCTTGTCCTGATGTACCTGACTTTGTTAAGTTGAAACATCCGGTAACTTTGGACTATATTGTAAATGACCAACACAATAATAAATTACAATTACACTGGGTCCGTAGTACAGATTCCAATCGCAATAAAATTGTTGTCCAACTGTTAAGTACATTTAAAGATGAGACCGCATTGATTTTTTGTAATCAAAGAGAGACCGCAGAAAGTTTATGTAATTATATTTTATCACATAACATTGCAGCCACATTTTATCATGGAAAATTGGAACAGGAAGATCGTGAATTAGCTTTAATCAGATTTAGAAATAGTAGTGTGCATTTTTTAATTTCAACTGATTTGGCATCCAGGGGTTTGGATATTCCGGAAATGAAACATGTAATTCATTATGATCTGCCTGGTAAATTGGATGAATTTACACATCGCAATGGTCGAACAGCCCGTATGTATGAATCAGGATCAGTTTATGTTTTAGCAAGTCATGTAGATCATTTACCAAAATACATAGATCCGAATATTCCTGAATTTGTATTACCTACAGCTACTTCAATTCCTCTGGCTCCTCAATTTACAACAGTCTATATTAGTGGAGGAAAAAAAGATAAAATTAATAAAGTTGATATCGTTGGTTTTTTCTTACAGAAGGGGAAATTAGCCAAAGAAGATCTTGGATTAATTGATATTAAGGACCACTATTCTTTTGCGGCAATTAAAAACAACAAGGT
- a CDS encoding GHMP kinase: MLSSEYLVVQGATALALPTKMGQRMKIQELSGSEVLWNSFDHQGKKWFEAEIDLMGLDVVESSDPDTAKFIKKLFRACCNNNSEFLSHWKKYKIDHYLEFPISWGLGSSSTLIYNMALWADVNPYHLYFDIEDGSGYDIACAGAKGPILYTLGDGSIDLEQVEFKPSFQDQIYFLPLNQKTDSREAVKIAKKKVPEKSLINKISDLAEKVLELKTLNSFEDWIVEHENIISSFISEKKVKDTRFADYWGAVKSLGAWGGDLVLVTSNHSKSDTEEYFKSKGFGVLIPYKELIL; this comes from the coding sequence TTGTTAAGTTCAGAATACCTCGTTGTACAAGGTGCCACTGCATTGGCTTTGCCTACAAAAATGGGTCAGCGCATGAAAATTCAAGAGTTATCTGGGTCCGAAGTGTTATGGAATAGTTTTGACCACCAGGGAAAAAAATGGTTTGAAGCAGAAATCGACCTCATGGGTCTTGATGTGGTCGAAAGTTCAGATCCTGATACAGCTAAATTTATTAAAAAATTATTTAGAGCCTGTTGTAATAACAATTCTGAATTTCTCTCACATTGGAAAAAATATAAGATAGATCATTACCTGGAATTCCCAATTAGCTGGGGTTTGGGTTCTTCATCCACATTGATTTATAACATGGCACTTTGGGCTGATGTGAATCCATACCATTTGTATTTTGATATTGAGGATGGTTCAGGATATGATATTGCTTGTGCTGGAGCCAAGGGACCGATTTTATATACTCTGGGCGATGGTAGTATCGATCTCGAGCAGGTAGAATTCAAGCCATCTTTTCAAGATCAAATCTATTTCTTGCCTCTAAATCAGAAAACGGATAGTAGAGAGGCCGTCAAAATTGCTAAGAAAAAAGTTCCCGAAAAATCATTAATTAATAAAATATCTGATCTCGCAGAAAAAGTATTGGAGCTTAAAACTCTGAATTCATTCGAAGATTGGATTGTAGAACATGAGAATATCATTTCATCATTTATATCTGAAAAAAAAGTCAAGGATACACGTTTTGCAGATTATTGGGGCGCAGTGAAATCACTTGGAGCATGGGGCGGGGACCTCGTTTTAGTTACAAGTAATCACTCAAAAAGCGATACTGAAGAATATTTCAAATCCAAAGGATTTGGTGTATTAATCCCGTACAAAGAACTAATATTATAA
- a CDS encoding ABC transporter ATP-binding protein produces the protein MHTSAISVKNLYKSYGHFEALHDLSIEVPKGKITGLLGPNGAGKSTLMRCILGLIKPTTGYINILNQSLVGNKHNIFKDIGCIIEKPDFYTYLTAKKNLELLAMISKSDQAISNIQKCIDLVGLTGREKDKVKTFSHGMKQRLGIAQCLIHDPEIIILDEPTTGLDPEGIIEFRQLIIRLRDEFKKTILLSSHILSEIELVADHIIIINKGKLISQGNIMQLLNEEDMIIHLEVDDVSRCIAIIQETFGINVKSDDLFIQFKLNKNNIPSLVNTLVQHQIKIFRLDSKRGLEELYLNITTNI, from the coding sequence ATGCATACGTCAGCTATTTCTGTCAAAAATCTATATAAAAGTTACGGCCACTTTGAAGCCTTGCATGATCTGAGCATTGAGGTACCAAAAGGAAAAATCACTGGCTTATTAGGCCCCAACGGTGCTGGTAAAAGTACTTTGATGAGATGTATCTTAGGATTAATCAAACCGACTACCGGCTATATAAATATTTTGAATCAATCTTTGGTTGGTAATAAACATAACATTTTTAAAGATATAGGTTGCATTATTGAAAAACCAGATTTCTATACTTATTTAACAGCTAAAAAAAATCTTGAATTATTGGCCATGATTAGCAAAAGTGATCAGGCTATATCAAATATTCAAAAATGTATTGACTTAGTTGGATTGACAGGCAGAGAAAAAGATAAAGTAAAGACCTTCTCACATGGAATGAAACAAAGATTAGGAATTGCACAATGTCTAATCCATGATCCTGAAATCATTATACTTGATGAACCAACTACAGGTCTTGATCCGGAGGGTATTATTGAATTCAGACAATTGATCATACGACTTCGCGATGAATTCAAGAAAACTATATTGTTAAGCAGCCACATTTTAAGTGAAATAGAATTAGTCGCCGATCATATTATCATTATCAATAAAGGGAAATTAATTTCCCAAGGCAATATCATGCAATTATTAAATGAGGAAGATATGATCATACATCTTGAAGTAGATGATGTATCAAGATGTATAGCAATTATTCAAGAAACCTTTGGCATTAACGTGAAATCTGATGATCTATTTATTCAGTTTAAATTAAATAAAAATAATATACCATCTCTTGTAAATACTTTGGTACAGCACCAAATTAAAATATTTCGTTTAGATTCAAAAAGAGGATTAGAAGAATTGTATTTAAATATAACCACGAACATCTAA
- a CDS encoding ABC transporter permease subunit produces MKLITFELYKIFSKPRTYIAYGSILIIIFLIEFALKASGEEYLDFILNTFKDSFVLEGNILNGYMVSFIILQTLIIQMPLLVALVTGDLISGEASSGTIKILLTKPNSRSAIFFSKWISGELYTASIVMILGIISLLCGVLLFGIGDLMVLKSDGVEIIQSQDLIWRFGLSFCFAILGLSVVATLSMMISTYVDNSISPIILTMAIIILFTIIGTMDVPLFDLIRPYLFTTHMIIWKNMFDQQLDFLLIWKSSIVLIIHIIVFYWVGWYHFKHKDILN; encoded by the coding sequence ATGAAACTCATCACTTTTGAATTGTATAAAATATTTTCGAAACCACGGACTTATATAGCCTATGGATCTATATTAATTATCATCTTTCTCATCGAGTTCGCACTTAAGGCTAGTGGCGAGGAATATCTTGATTTTATACTCAATACATTTAAGGATAGTTTTGTTTTAGAAGGTAATATTCTCAATGGATATATGGTATCATTCATCATCTTACAAACACTAATTATCCAAATGCCATTGTTGGTTGCATTAGTTACTGGTGATCTAATTTCAGGTGAAGCTTCCAGTGGAACAATAAAAATCCTCTTAACAAAGCCCAACTCTCGTTCAGCCATCTTTTTTTCAAAATGGATCAGTGGTGAATTATATACTGCCAGTATTGTAATGATATTAGGAATCATATCTCTGTTATGTGGTGTCCTCTTATTTGGTATAGGTGATCTCATGGTGTTAAAAAGTGATGGTGTAGAAATTATTCAATCTCAAGATCTTATTTGGCGATTTGGACTTTCATTTTGTTTCGCAATATTAGGACTAAGTGTTGTAGCGACACTGTCCATGATGATATCGACTTACGTGGATAATTCCATAAGTCCAATCATTCTAACTATGGCTATCATTATACTTTTTACCATTATTGGCACTATGGATGTGCCCTTATTCGATTTGATACGACCATATCTATTCACAACTCACATGATTATTTGGAAAAATATGTTTGATCAACAATTAGATTTTTTACTCATTTGGAAATCATCCATTGTTTTGATTATTCATATTATCGTATTCTATTGGGTGGGATGGTACCATTTTAAACATAAAGATATATTGAATTAA